Proteins from a single region of Cytophagaceae bacterium:
- a CDS encoding serine hydrolase, translating to MGIHINFGPDADINSNPKNPVINYRSFGEAPQNVSNLASAYARGLKKAGIMASAKHFPGHGDTETDSHHALPLLKHTKQHIDDIESVPFRRLIQDSIASVMVGHLEVPALDPTPNMPASVSEKVINQYLKKQLGYKGLVITDAMNMRGLLRYFPTGKAEVEAFKAGNDILLQTANIETAYNELLKNFQDSTLSVTDLDQRVLKILKAKYQAGLNQYKPIDYSNLLQDLNKPHVSDLIQQVFDEATTLVRDNESLVPIQNLNNLNYALLTVGAPANHPIHQIFDLYGVKKSFNIPFKPAKPDDWEAVVEQAAQNDLVIVTVHGLHNLESRNFGLTNETLDLIGELQSQTKVIVCVFGNPYVLKNFSDFDTIICGFEDEKQSAIAVANMIFGVKPAKGKIPVNTLSFDGKIGDGLKTLTKNRIGFGAALSEGMDGDQLATIAPIMLNAIRNEEFPGAQVLVARNGKVVYFEAFGNMRYGFDEPVTLKTDFDLASLTKVMATLQAVMMLYNQKKLDIEKPLKYYLPEMDSTDKGNIPIKDLLMHQAGLRPFIPFYTKTISGGQYSPEFYAETNPENKLLTVYNGLFIKPAIKDSVLNWIKNSTLISSGTTKRYAYSDLGLILLQRVVEKITKRNLDDYLYFSLYQPLGMERTGFNILKKLQVTEIAPTEIDNHYRKGLIRGTVHDQNAALLGGVAGHAGLFSNAWDLAKLFQMNLNKGKYDGKQYFLPATIDYFTKNQSDVSHRGLGWNKPPEEASLSENASEDTYGHTGFTGTAAWVDPQKNLIYIFLSNRVYPSADNNKLIKFRTRKKVHDVIYKAIVK from the coding sequence ATGGGAATTCATATCAATTTTGGCCCTGATGCCGATATCAATTCCAACCCTAAAAATCCTGTAATTAACTATCGGTCGTTTGGGGAGGCTCCTCAAAATGTGAGTAATCTGGCATCGGCCTATGCCCGTGGACTCAAAAAAGCGGGCATAATGGCTAGTGCCAAGCACTTTCCGGGTCATGGCGATACCGAGACCGACTCGCACCATGCTCTGCCTTTGCTAAAACACACCAAACAACACATTGATGACATAGAATCGGTACCGTTTCGCAGACTGATTCAGGACAGCATCGCCTCGGTGATGGTTGGTCACCTGGAGGTGCCCGCACTTGATCCTACGCCTAACATGCCTGCAAGCGTATCAGAAAAAGTAATCAATCAGTATCTGAAAAAACAATTGGGGTACAAAGGATTGGTGATCACCGACGCCATGAACATGCGGGGTTTGTTGAGGTATTTTCCTACCGGCAAAGCCGAAGTGGAGGCTTTTAAGGCTGGCAATGATATCTTGCTGCAAACGGCCAACATCGAAACCGCTTACAATGAGCTCCTGAAAAATTTTCAGGACAGCACTCTTTCGGTTACAGATCTCGACCAAAGAGTTTTGAAAATATTAAAGGCAAAATATCAGGCCGGATTGAATCAATACAAACCCATCGATTATTCAAATCTCCTGCAAGACTTGAATAAACCACATGTTTCAGATCTTATTCAGCAGGTTTTTGACGAGGCCACCACGCTGGTCAGAGACAATGAAAGTCTGGTTCCAATACAAAATCTTAACAATCTCAATTATGCTTTGCTCACGGTAGGAGCACCGGCCAACCATCCAATCCATCAGATATTTGATTTGTATGGGGTAAAAAAATCATTCAACATCCCGTTTAAACCCGCCAAACCCGACGATTGGGAGGCCGTGGTGGAGCAAGCTGCTCAAAATGATCTGGTGATTGTGACTGTGCATGGTCTGCATAATCTGGAATCGAGAAATTTTGGATTAACCAACGAAACCCTCGATTTGATTGGAGAATTACAATCTCAAACCAAAGTGATAGTTTGTGTTTTTGGGAATCCTTATGTTTTGAAAAACTTCAGTGATTTTGATACTATAATCTGCGGTTTTGAAGATGAAAAGCAATCGGCGATAGCCGTGGCTAATATGATTTTTGGAGTAAAACCGGCAAAAGGAAAGATTCCTGTAAATACACTATCTTTTGACGGAAAAATTGGGGATGGTTTGAAAACACTTACCAAAAATCGCATAGGCTTTGGGGCGGCATTGTCAGAAGGAATGGATGGCGATCAGTTGGCCACCATAGCCCCAATCATGCTAAACGCCATCCGGAATGAAGAATTTCCGGGGGCACAGGTTTTGGTAGCAAGAAATGGAAAAGTAGTTTATTTTGAAGCATTCGGAAACATGCGGTACGGTTTTGATGAGCCGGTGACGCTCAAAACCGATTTCGACCTGGCATCTCTTACCAAAGTCATGGCGACACTCCAGGCTGTTATGATGCTTTATAACCAGAAGAAACTGGATATTGAGAAACCACTAAAATATTATTTGCCCGAAATGGATTCTACTGACAAGGGCAATATTCCGATAAAAGATTTGCTTATGCATCAGGCCGGTTTAAGGCCTTTTATTCCCTTTTATACCAAAACCATTTCCGGAGGGCAATATTCACCGGAATTTTACGCTGAAACCAACCCCGAAAACAAGCTTCTGACGGTTTACAATGGTCTTTTTATCAAACCTGCCATAAAAGATTCGGTACTTAACTGGATCAAAAATAGTACCCTTATTAGTTCAGGAACTACCAAAAGATACGCATATTCCGACCTGGGGCTGATATTACTTCAACGGGTGGTCGAAAAAATCACAAAAAGAAACCTTGACGATTATTTGTATTTCTCACTTTATCAGCCACTGGGCATGGAAAGGACGGGTTTCAATATCCTAAAGAAACTGCAAGTTACAGAAATTGCTCCTACCGAAATTGACAATCATTACCGTAAAGGTCTGATCAGAGGAACGGTTCATGATCAAAACGCTGCATTACTGGGCGGAGTGGCAGGCCATGCGGGGCTATTTAGTAATGCCTGGGATTTGGCTAAACTCTTTCAAATGAATCTCAACAAAGGCAAATACGATGGAAAACAGTATTTTTTACCTGCTACTATCGATTATTTCACAAAAAACCAATCAGACGTGAGTCACCGTGGATTGGGTTGGAATAAACCACCCGAAGAAGCCAGTCTTTCTGAAAATGCTTCAGAAGATACTTATGGTCATACAGGGTTTACGGGCACCGCTGCATGGGTCGATCCACAAAAAAACCTCATCTATATTTTTCTTTCAAACAGGGTGTATCCTTCGGCAGACAACAATAAACTCATCAAATTTAGAACCCGAAAGAAGGTTCATGACGTGATTTACAAGGCAATAGTGAAATAG
- a CDS encoding ATP-binding cassette domain-containing protein, translating into MLTVSNLSLQFGKRILFEEVNLKFVPGNVYGLIGANGAGKTTFVKILSGEIDATTGNMSMDPGERMSVLKQNQNAFDEFTVLDTVMRGNEKLYQIMQEKDAIYLKPDFSEEDGHRAAELEHDFAEMNGWEAESDAASLLSGLGITEDIHYSLMADINPSEKVKVLLAQALFGDPDVLLLDEPTNNLDIESILWLENFLMNFKNTVIVVSHDRHFLDNVCTYVADLDFKKITLYGGNYSFWYESSQLAARQKADQNKKAEEKKKELEDFIRRFSANVAKSKQATARQKMIEKLDIAAIQPSSRRYPFIGFKPEREVGDQILMVEHLSYKNEEGEYVFKDLSFQIAKNDKIGFLSKDGLAVTALFDVLMGLKQASAGSFKWGVTITKDYLPNDNSNYFEDASLNLVDWLRQYSTDKDETFVRGFLGRMLFSGEEALKKCTVLSGGEKQRCMFSKMMLSNSNVLLFDEPTNHLDLESIQALNKGMEDYESTILFTSHDHQLTNTVANRIIELGPKGCLDKLMSFDDYLTDEKIKEQRKAIY; encoded by the coding sequence ATGTTAACAGTTTCTAATCTTTCGCTGCAGTTTGGAAAGCGAATTTTGTTTGAAGAAGTAAACCTGAAGTTTGTTCCGGGCAACGTATATGGCCTGATTGGTGCCAACGGAGCCGGAAAAACCACTTTTGTGAAAATATTGTCGGGTGAAATTGATGCCACCACCGGAAATATGTCAATGGATCCGGGTGAAAGAATGTCTGTTTTGAAGCAAAATCAAAACGCATTCGATGAGTTTACTGTGCTTGACACCGTAATGCGTGGCAACGAAAAACTGTATCAAATCATGCAGGAAAAAGACGCCATCTATCTGAAACCCGACTTTTCGGAAGAAGATGGTCACCGTGCTGCAGAATTGGAGCATGATTTTGCAGAAATGAACGGCTGGGAAGCCGAGTCTGACGCCGCCTCCCTCCTATCGGGACTGGGCATCACAGAAGATATTCATTACTCTCTGATGGCCGACATCAACCCTTCGGAAAAAGTAAAGGTTCTACTGGCTCAAGCTTTATTTGGTGATCCTGACGTATTGCTCCTCGATGAGCCTACCAATAACCTCGACATCGAGTCGATTTTGTGGCTGGAAAACTTCCTGATGAACTTCAAAAATACCGTGATAGTGGTTTCTCACGACCGTCACTTCCTCGACAACGTGTGTACCTATGTGGCCGATCTTGACTTTAAGAAAATCACACTGTATGGGGGTAACTACTCGTTCTGGTACGAATCAAGCCAGCTAGCAGCCCGCCAAAAGGCTGATCAAAACAAGAAAGCCGAAGAGAAAAAGAAAGAACTGGAGGATTTTATTCGTCGTTTCTCGGCCAACGTGGCCAAATCGAAACAGGCTACTGCCCGCCAGAAAATGATTGAAAAGCTCGATATTGCGGCTATTCAGCCTTCTTCGAGACGATATCCGTTTATCGGGTTTAAACCTGAAAGAGAAGTGGGCGACCAGATATTGATGGTGGAGCACCTGAGCTATAAAAACGAAGAGGGCGAATATGTGTTTAAAGACCTGAGCTTTCAGATTGCTAAAAACGACAAGATTGGCTTCCTGAGTAAAGATGGTCTGGCTGTGACGGCCCTTTTTGATGTTTTGATGGGCCTGAAACAAGCCTCCGCCGGTAGTTTTAAATGGGGCGTAACCATCACGAAGGATTATCTTCCCAATGACAACAGCAATTATTTCGAGGATGCCAGCCTCAACCTGGTGGACTGGCTGAGACAATACAGTACCGACAAAGACGAGACCTTTGTGCGTGGATTCCTGGGACGGATGCTGTTTTCAGGCGAAGAGGCCCTGAAAAAGTGTACGGTGCTATCGGGAGGAGAAAAACAACGTTGTATGTTTTCGAAAATGATGCTCTCCAACTCTAATGTGTTGCTGTTTGACGAGCCTACCAACCACCTTGACCTGGAGTCGATTCAGGCTCTCAACAAAGGCATGGAAGACTACGAAAGTACAATACTCTTTACCTCGCATGACCACCAGCTGACCAACACAGTGGCCAACCGAATCATAGAATTGGGACCAAAAGGCTGCCTCGACAAGCTGATGAGTTTTGATGATTATCTGACCGACGAAAAGATCAAAGAACAACGTAAAGCGATCTATTGA
- a CDS encoding toll/interleukin-1 receptor domain-containing protein, which produces MLDQEELYQNLLEENWETILKIIYENKNLIKSDTLLKQACKVFETQFVGKIDTLSIEKVKLVEILENLYLLHCGNFYSLEQENYKAIVLSIVKRIELKNAYNYALEFPTEMICRQIISNFNIEKIKKEGYKLESKKDLTKNWIEIFNRLFELINLQSNSATYYSGQRFISVVREFEPYFPDYAQFIELRNNEGKSTSRKVFYYDILSGVNLNLRNNILNRILTTIEPFNKEKVDEIKQLMNGKSIKTNTEDILLSNKQPNVFISYSWDSEEHKNWVLDLADSLCEEGINVILDRYYLKAGKSLTKFLETNIGAVDKVLIIFTENYKKKAEKRQGGVGFEYSILNQELYENQSESERIIPILRNGKPVDSIPTYMRQLIHLDITKDENYSVWFSELLKEIYDEPTIRKPKIGIRKTY; this is translated from the coding sequence ATGTTAGACCAAGAAGAATTATATCAAAATTTATTGGAGGAAAATTGGGAAACCATTTTGAAAATAATTTATGAAAACAAAAACTTAATAAAAAGCGACACCTTGCTTAAACAAGCATGCAAAGTTTTTGAAACACAATTTGTAGGTAAAATAGACACATTATCAATAGAAAAGGTGAAATTAGTTGAAATTTTAGAAAACCTTTATTTATTACATTGTGGAAATTTTTATTCTCTTGAACAAGAAAATTATAAAGCCATAGTTTTAAGTATTGTGAAAAGAATTGAATTAAAAAATGCATATAATTACGCACTAGAATTCCCCACAGAAATGATTTGTAGGCAGATTATTTCTAATTTCAATATTGAAAAAATCAAGAAAGAGGGTTATAAACTAGAATCTAAAAAAGACTTAACAAAAAATTGGATAGAAATATTCAACCGACTTTTTGAATTAATTAATTTACAAAGTAATTCTGCAACTTATTATTCTGGTCAAAGATTCATTAGTGTTGTTCGTGAATTTGAACCTTATTTCCCAGATTACGCTCAATTTATTGAATTAAGAAATAATGAAGGGAAAAGCACAAGTAGAAAGGTTTTTTACTACGATATTTTATCAGGTGTAAATTTAAATTTGAGAAACAATATTTTAAATAGAATCCTCACTACTATTGAACCCTTCAACAAAGAAAAAGTAGATGAAATAAAACAGCTTATGAATGGTAAAAGTATCAAGACAAATACTGAAGATATTTTATTAAGTAATAAACAACCTAACGTTTTCATTTCATATTCTTGGGATTCTGAAGAACATAAAAATTGGGTATTAGATTTGGCAGATTCACTTTGTGAAGAAGGTATTAACGTAATTTTAGATAGATACTATTTAAAGGCGGGCAAAAGTTTAACTAAGTTTCTAGAAACCAATATTGGTGCTGTTGATAAGGTGCTTATAATTTTTACTGAAAACTACAAGAAAAAAGCAGAAAAAAGGCAAGGTGGGGTTGGTTTTGAATATTCTATTTTGAATCAAGAACTTTATGAAAACCAATCCGAAAGTGAACGTATTATTCCAATTTTAAGAAATGGAAAACCTGTTGATAGTATTCCAACTTATATGAGACAATTAATTCATTTAGACATAACAAAAGATGAAAATTATTCAGTTTGGTTTTCAGAATTGCTTAAAGAAATATATGATGAACCAACAATAAGAAAACCTAAAATAGGGATTAGAAAAACTTACTGA
- a CDS encoding dihydrofolate reductase — protein MRNLVYFMHTSLDGFVGGPNGEMNWISVDEEIFDFVATLTANADTALYGRTTYEMMQGYWPTAGDQPNSSKHDKEHSVWYKNIPKVVLSTSLSQKGLENTTVINSNLEENINHIKNKPGKNILIFGSPRASHSLLEAGLVDEFWLFVNPVLLGQGIPLFKGVNELVKLRLIASKTFSCGVIALHYGRKEE, from the coding sequence ATGAGGAATTTGGTCTATTTTATGCATACTTCGCTCGACGGCTTTGTGGGCGGGCCCAATGGCGAAATGAACTGGATAAGTGTGGATGAGGAGATTTTTGACTTTGTGGCTACCCTCACTGCCAATGCCGACACTGCACTCTATGGCCGCACCACTTATGAAATGATGCAGGGCTACTGGCCTACTGCAGGCGACCAACCCAATTCCTCCAAGCATGACAAAGAGCATTCGGTTTGGTACAAAAACATCCCAAAAGTGGTTTTATCCACCTCCCTTAGTCAGAAAGGCCTTGAAAACACGACTGTCATCAACAGCAATCTCGAGGAAAATATCAATCACATAAAAAACAAACCTGGTAAAAACATCCTGATTTTTGGAAGCCCGAGGGCATCGCATTCTCTGCTGGAGGCGGGTTTGGTAGATGAGTTCTGGCTGTTTGTCAATCCTGTTTTGCTCGGGCAAGGGATTCCTCTTTTTAAGGGAGTCAATGAATTGGTAAAACTCAGGCTGATCGCCTCCAAAACGTTTTCGTGTGGTGTAATTGCTCTCCATTATGGGAGAAAAGAAGAGTGA
- a CDS encoding DUF2200 domain-containing protein, whose translation MTNNDKQNERVAKMSFASVYPHYVAKVEKKGRTVAELHEVIQWLTRYDDAQLMKLIADKMSFQDFFDGATLHPNARLITGLICGYRVEDIENPFMQKVRYLDKLVDELAKGKKMEKILRSE comes from the coding sequence ATGACAAATAACGACAAACAAAATGAGCGGGTGGCAAAGATGTCATTTGCATCGGTGTATCCTCATTATGTGGCCAAAGTGGAGAAAAAAGGCCGGACCGTCGCCGAGCTACACGAAGTTATCCAGTGGCTGACAAGATATGATGATGCCCAGCTGATGAAATTGATAGCCGATAAAATGAGTTTTCAGGATTTTTTTGACGGTGCCACCTTGCATCCCAACGCCCGGCTGATTACCGGTCTGATTTGTGGCTACCGTGTGGAAGACATCGAAAACCCATTTATGCAGAAAGTCAGATATCTTGACAAACTGGTCGATGAGTTGGCTAAAGGCAAAAAGATGGAGAAGATTCTGAGAAGTGAGTAA